A window of the Brassica napus cultivar Da-Ae chromosome C5, Da-Ae, whole genome shotgun sequence genome harbors these coding sequences:
- the LOC106347076 gene encoding SKP1-like protein 3 produces the protein MSKKIILKSSDGESFEVDEAVALESQTIKHMVEDDCIADGIPLPNVTSAILAKVIEYCKKHVDAAAEANAGDKDIYGNTEDTELKNWDTEFAKVDQPTLFDLILAANYLNITGLLDLTCKTVADMIVGKTPAQMREHFNIKNDYTPEEEEEVRKENAWAFE, from the exons ATGTCGAAGAAGATCATCCTCAAGAGTTCCGACGGCGAATCGTTCGAGGTCGATGAGGCCGTTGCGCTCGAGTCCCAGACGATCAAGCACATGGTCGAAGACGACTGCATCGCTGACGGAATCCCTCTTCCGAACGTCACCAGCGCCATCCTCGCCAAGGTTATCGAGTACTGCAAGAAGCACGTCGACGCCGCCGCCGAGGCTAACGCCGGAGACAAGGACATCTACGGAAACACCGAGGACACCGAGCTCAAGAATTGGGATACCGAGTTCGCTAAAGTTGATCAGCCTACGCTCTTCGATCTCATCTTG GCTGCTAATTATCTGAACATCACTGGACTTCTTGACTTGACGTGCAAGACTGTGGCGGATATGATCGTAGGCAAGACCCCAGCTCAGATGCGCGAGCACTTCAACATCAAGAACGACTACACgcctgaggaagaagaagaggttcgCAAGGAGAATGCTTGGGCCTTCGAGTGA
- the LOC106349984 gene encoding glutathione S-transferase T3-like has protein sequence MDSLNPYTQPSNFVDLLNSQQDTVHEPFPYERFSHGGDVGSSERPFFSTQATETSSFCKDSPTDRRERKKWSVSDDRVLISAWLNTSKDPVVGNEQKAGAFWSRIAAYFAASPKVGRGETRQEIQCKQRWQKLNDLVCKFCGAYEAATRQKTSGQSESDIVKLAHEIFYNDHKKKFTFHHAWEELRNDQKLSKFATTKMDVSGKKRRCSDGAQSKSSQATTSLGDQPTKRSPGVKAAKGASGKRSVVDHAAVSQLQSMWTIREKD, from the coding sequence ATGGATTCTCTGAATCCATATACTCAGCCCTCAAATTTTGTTGATCTGTTGAACAGTCAACAAGATACTGTCCATGAACCCTTTCCTTATGAGAGGTTTTCACATGGTGGGGATGTCGGGTCATCAGAACGCCCTTTCTTTAGTACTCAAGCAACAGAAACCTCAAGCTTCTGCAAAGACTCACCTACAGATCGGAGAGAAAGGAAGAAATGGAGCGTCTCGGATGATAGAGTGCTCATTAGCGCATGGCTAAACACCAGCAAGGACCCAGTTGTAGGGAATGAGCAGAAAGCAGGTGCCTTCTGGTCACGCATTGCTGCTTACTTTGCAGCTTCTCCAAAGGTTGGAAGAGGTGAAACGCGACAGGAAATTcagtgtaagcagaggtggcagAAGCTGAATGATCTCGTTTGTAAGTTTTGTGGAGCCTATGAGGCTGCAACGAGACAGAAAACAAGTGGCCAGAGTGAGTCTGATATTGTTAAACTGGCCCACGAGATTTTCTACAATGATCATAAGAAGAAGTTTACCTTTCACCACGCTTGGGAGGAGCTAAGGAATGACCAGAAATTGAGCAAATTTGCAACTACTAAGATGGATGTAAGCGGTAAGAAGAGAAGGTGTTCGGATGGAGCACAATCCAAAAGCTCTCAAGCAACTACGAGCCTAGGTGATCAACCAACAAAACGTTCTCCTGGTGTTAAGGCGGCGAAAGGAGCATCTGGTAAGAGAAGTGTAGTGGATCACGCGGCTGTCTCTCAGCTTCAGAGCATGTGGACTATCAGAGAGAAAGACTAG